The nucleotide window AAACAGaccaataaaaaatcaaacaaattttCATAATAGCATACTCAACAATACCAAaccaaaatttataattcatcCATAACTAAACCCTAGAATactcaattttaacaaaatccCAAATCAAAGCCATACAATAATTCATCCCTAATCAAAGCCCTgattaatttcaacaaaattccaaaattataattcatccataattcctaaaatactcaatttttaattaaatatatataacaaagGATAGAATGAGAATAATACTTCTTGTTGACAAAAGGAGAGGAGAATCTGTTGTTGCCAAGTTGCCCACCCAAGATAATAGAAGATGTAGCCaatagagagagaattgggcccaaaaaaagagagatggagaaaCTTGCAGTTGTCGGgtagcaaagagagagagagagagagagagagagagagagagaaacaagaaGTCTAATAGTcaaaagagaaggagagacaAGATATGAGACCACTTGAATGGGCAATATATGTGTagagtttgtttttaatttttttttttaaattttgggatGGGTTTATAACACATGTaggtaattttattattttttaaaaaaatttgggctaGCCGCCCATGGATGTGGACTTGTTAAAATTCATTAGATCAATCTAATGGTTAATATCCCTTTAAATACATGTAAATGCACGGATGTTAAATGCAGAGGCTCGGGATCCTATGCATGCAATCCtatgaaaaaaggaaatagaaaCTTGCCAAAGAAAACCTAACtttcttaaaaagaaattagaattttgaattttatgctGGTTTAACTAATTGATGCATAAAATGATCCGTCAATTTGTTCTaggtaataattttttttatattgtttttcttgatgAATATATCAATAGAATTTACAAATGAAGCATTCAAAGGAAGcagtaaataaatgaaaacgaCCATTGGGTCAAGGAATTATGGGcgaaattctatagtgagggtgtCATATATGGACACTTTATGTGGACCTTCATATTACCCACAGGATCATTTCATTAAACTTAACTGAAGTTACTATTCAGAAGAATCATGTGACTATTATGAAAGTTTACATATATGGTCCATATATGACACCCTCACCATAAAATGACTCGGAACTATGGTTATAAGTACTCCAGTCGGACTGGGTTGGGTTGATTTTGGGTTTAGACTAGAATGAGCCACTATCAGGCTTTACTTGAGTTGTCAAGTGAAATTTTGATCAAGCATTAATTTACAGGCCCAGCACATGGAATGTGACAAATTATGCACCTGGGAAGGTGAGGATAAAATCTGGGACTGTCCTCGCTTGTAAGGATGACAAGCAAATCGGGGTATGTCATTCCCCCCATTCCCATCTCTGTTAAGCATTTTTCCCTCATCACCACCTTCATCCCCGTTACACTCTTGCCCTTATAGCTGTGTTTATATTAAGCAGATAAACTTGTAGCTATGTTTATAATAGTGAATAGGAAAAAAACCAAGCGGACCAACTATTGATATAACTCTTTCCAATGGTTTCCAACTTTCGAATCCATCTTCCACAATcataagaaaaaggaaaacccaACAGGAATATTCATCCAAGACAAAGGAAAGGCAGCAAGGAAATAAAGACAACTAAACTTGGAATTTCCATTAAATAGGCCAAGGAAAACTGGACAAATTCAGTTCCTCACCTTCAAATCCAACATTTCCAAATGCTCCACTTATTCTGCTACAAACTTTTGCATGTACAACAATAATATCTTatacaaataaattttcattcctttacaaatataaatacacacacacacaaatacaaAGCAGCCTTTACTCTGCCATTTTACCTTCCCAACCTGTAAGAGATGGAATACTTTGTTCATAACTAAAAAAGTTTCCTGGATCTACAGCAGTCTTCACTTGTACCAATCTGTCAAAGTTCCCCTTGAAGTACTTGGTCCCCCAAACACTAGCTTCTGAGTAGCTTGCATTGCCATTTCCATTGGTACCCAAATCAACATCTCTGTAATTGAGATATGAACACCTTGGTGACTTTGACACATAAGGTGTCATAAACTCATAAAGCCTTCTTATCAGATCAAGGTTTTTATCTGCAGCCTCCACACCCTCCTCTTTCCAATTCACTGAGTACTGGATTTTGTACACATTTCCAGCTCTATGTGGAAATGGGGTTTCAAGCTCTgaaatttccctcatttttcCACCATAAGGATTGAATGTTAGTACTGGCTTTCTCAGTTCCATCATTTTCTTCCAAAGTTCTTCAAGACCTGACTTTGACATTGGTTCTTGGATGTAATCAGATTTCTTCTTCAGAAATTTTTCTGATGATGGTTGTCTTTCAAGCAAGACATCAGTGGAAGTTCCAATTGGGTAATTAGACCAATACAAGACAGATTCTATCCAACTCATTTCAATATAATCCTCATGCTTCAAACCCAATTGGGGTAAGCTCTCATCCATCAAAGCATGAAgtttttttgcatttcctaGAAACAATGCCACAAATTTAGCTTTCACTGTCTGATGCCCCTTTTTATTCGATTGCATCACAACCGCCCTAATGAAAAGATCTTCATGAATTGTATCAGCAACATATTGCCACTGATGAACAATGTCGGTGGCACCTTGTTCTAAAGTCCTCTCAACTCGAAAAACTGTGACAATTTCTGGGACAGGAACCAACTTGATTTTCCAAGAAACAATCACACCAAAGCTagctccacctccacctctaATAGCCCAAAATAGGTCTTCTCCCATTGACTCTCTATCTAAAAGTCTTCCATTAACATCAACAATTTGAGCATCAAGTATGTTATCAACAGAAAGGCCATATTTTCTCATCATATTACCATACCCACCTCCACTCAAGTGTCCTCCAACCCCAACTGTGGGGCAAACACCAGCTGGAAAGCCATGGATCTTGCTCTGCTCTGCTACTCTGTAATAAACTTCACCCAATGTTGCTCCAGATTCAACCCAAGCACTCTCATCTTCTACTTTGACACTTATGGATCTTAAACTGAACATGTCAACGATGATGAACGGAACTTGAGACACATAAGAGAGCCCATCATAGTCGTGGCCGCCACTGCGGATTCTGACTTGAAGGGCATGGATTTTGGAGCAAAAGATTGAAGCTTGGATGTGGGAAACGTGTGTGGGAGTGACTATGAACAGTGGCTTTGGGGTTGTGGGGGTTATGAAGCGCAGGTTTCTGATATATGACTGCAAGATGGATGTGTATGAAGAGTTGTTGGGGAAGTAGGTGACTGCAGAGATTGGTGGGGAGGAATATTGGGAATGATTGGAAAGGCATTGGAGGAAGAAGGTGTCTTGGGTTGGATTTGAAGCTGCCATTGAAACAtggagaagaaggaagaaaccAGCTGCTAAAATTGCACAACTACTCGGAGTTTCCATGAAATGTGAGTTGAGTTTTGTCACTTTTGCCAAATTAACTACCATATGTGCTTGCTTAGGACAACTAACAAATAATAAGCCGGAAGTTTGTGCTTCCAAGTTCCAAATTTAGTGCCTTAAGGATTAAGACTGGTGAACAGAGAGAAATTGGGAAGGCAAAGCACCCAGCCCAAGGCCAAGAAGTTGGGTAACTCGCAGACAGACTGGAACTCGTGGCTTGTTGAAGGCCAAGAACTTGAGCTTAATCTTTGACTTTCAGGAAAATTGAGTCTAGTGGGTCGGGGATTGTTAGTTTTAGGCCCAG belongs to Prunus persica cultivar Lovell chromosome G4, Prunus_persica_NCBIv2, whole genome shotgun sequence and includes:
- the LOC18778742 gene encoding berberine bridge enzyme-like 8, with the translated sequence MVVNLAKVTKLNSHFMETPSSCAILAAGFFLLLHVSMAASNPTQDTFFLQCLSNHSQYSSPPISAVTYFPNNSSYTSILQSYIRNLRFITPTTPKPLFIVTPTHVSHIQASIFCSKIHALQVRIRSGGHDYDGLSYVSQVPFIIVDMFSLRSISVKVEDESAWVESGATLGEVYYRVAEQSKIHGFPAGVCPTVGVGGHLSGGGYGNMMRKYGLSVDNILDAQIVDVNGRLLDRESMGEDLFWAIRGGGGASFGVIVSWKIKLVPVPEIVTVFRVERTLEQGATDIVHQWQYVADTIHEDLFIRAVVMQSNKKGHQTVKAKFVALFLGNAKKLHALMDESLPQLGLKHEDYIEMSWIESVLYWSNYPIGTSTDVLLERQPSSEKFLKKKSDYIQEPMSKSGLEELWKKMMELRKPVLTFNPYGGKMREISELETPFPHRAGNVYKIQYSVNWKEEGVEAADKNLDLIRRLYEFMTPYVSKSPRCSYLNYRDVDLGTNGNGNASYSEASVWGTKYFKGNFDRLVQVKTAVDPGNFFSYEQSIPSLTGWEGKMAE